TTCACGTAGTGGATCTAGACATCGGTCTCATCGTTTACCCCGATGACCTCTTGGCAAACTCGCCCGATGAGATACTGGAAGACCTCGTCTATCCGGTATATAGAGAGGATCTCACTAGTAACGCTTCACTGCTGGCCGAGGTGCATCTGAAAGAGACGGAACGGGGCTTGATGAGCAAGATGTTCGTGCGATTCCAGATCACTGAGCCTGCAGAAGTCGAGATTATCAAGGCGGAGATTTACGAAACGGAGTTCCTCGTCTCGGATATCGTGACGGTTAAACGTCGGAGAGAGTGCGAACGGCTGCTCGAAGAGCGGGCAGCACGTCTTTCAACAGCATTCAAAACGGCGATCATGCAGCTGATGGCCGAAAAGCGTGTTGCGAACTGATTGGATGGTGCTCCGCTGCATCTGCTTCAGTTGGATAGAAGCGTGCGTTCGTCTTTTCTCCCGGTAATCTCCCGCGATAGCTCACTATCCGCTAATCACGTTCGTTCAATGCGGTTTTCCCGGGCTTATGGTCCTGGAAGTTTTAAATAAGGGTGACGGTTTTTATTTACTACGTGCACTCTTCTCGGTGAGTGATACGTTAGGATGCAGTTGTTTCCCGCTCGATACCTCAGCGGGGATGTTCGGGAGAAGTGGAGAATATGCATGATACATGAAGATTCCACGGCGGAAGAACTCGCACCGATTGCCACAGCCGTGAATGAATTGCTGGTCATTCCGGTCACGATGCGGAGCAAGAATAAGCGGGGGGTCTGCGTCGAGAAGGGAAAAGTGCTCGAGTTCGAGTACTCCGGCCCTGTCCTGGAGCGCGTGCTGGCGGAAAATCGGACTATACGCACGACACCGCTTACCGGTAGGTATGCGCATGTACCGGTAGTTGTTGCTCCGATTCGAAATCCCGCAGGGGAAGCTGTTGCGGTGTTAGGTGTGGTGGATGTGGTCGGAACCGTGGATCTCGGTGCGTTATTCGCAGACTCACCCCGTGTCCTCGAGCAGATACGGTCGCATTCGAGCTACCCGCTAAAACGAGAAGAAGGATGAGAAGTATGCCCACGGAGGAAGATCAAAGAGAGCTGAAAGTTCGCGATGTGATGAGCCATCCCGTCATCACGGTAGACGAAGATGCACTGGTCACCGAGATCGTGAGGAAAATGGCAGAGCTGGAGATCGGTAGTATCGTTGTCACTGCGGATGGCAAGCCGGTCGGGATCGTGACCGAGCGAGACGTTGCTTTGAACGTGCTCCTTGATAAGCGGGCCGGTGAAGTGCGGGCAAAAGAGATCATGACCTCGCCGCTGATCTCGGTGGCACCGGATACGACGCTCGATGCGGCCAGTGAAATCGCGGCTGAGAAGCGCATCAAGCGACTGCCAGTCATCGAAAATGGCGTGCTCATTGGGCTCGTCAGTCTCCGCAATATTCTGACTCATAAGCCCGAGTATGTCAAACGATTCTATCCCCAGGTGCGCCTTTTGGCCAGCGGCTGGACGCTCGATCGACTCGAGCGCGAGTTGAGCGACTGCGAGATGTGCTTACGGGGTCAGAGTGACAGAAGCCTCAAGAAAGCACTGAAAGCGGTTTATGATGAACTGCAGGAGCTCGTCAGCACGTATTTCGATGATACTGAGCTCCTAGAGCTCTTTGCGCTCATCGAAGAGTTATATAACGATATTGCGGAAGAAGGCGACGGAGAAGAGGGCATTTCCGCTGAAGAGCAACGAAAACGGTTGGATGAGATCCTGCGGAAGTTCCGGCATGTCACGTATCTGCGCAAGCAGCAATCACTCACCAGCTTCGCCGGGGTTTCCCCTCGCTTTGGTGATTATCGACACCAAATCGCCAATCAGCCTCGCCTGCCCTATAAACGAACGCGTTAGCGAAGTTATCGAGCATGTGACTTACCGTGCCGGTATGACCAGGCTACGCTATGAGAAGCATTTTTACCCTTGAGGAGCAGACGATCGGTAAAATCGCTGCGGGTGAGGTCGTTGATCGTCCTGCATCGGTCGTAAAAGAGCTGATCGAGAACTCGATCGATGCGGGGAGCAGCCATATACGTGTGGAGCTGGGCAATGGCGGTAGAGCGCTTATCCGGGTCACAGACGATGGCGGTGGTATCAGCGAAGAGGATGTGGAGGTTGCCTTTGAGAAGCACGCGACAAGTAAGATAAAACAGATTGAGGATCTGCTATCGCTGCATACGCTGGGCTTCCGCGGTGAGGCGTTACCGAGTATCGCAGCAGTCTCACGGGTGTCCGTGAGTACACGGCATGCGAGCGAGGCTTTCGGCACCCAGCTCACCATTGCGGGTGGCGCGGTAAAAGAGCGGCGGCGCATCACGCGCGGGGTGGGCACGAGCATCGAGGTAAAGAGCCTCTTTTATAATCTCCCTGCACGAATCGGCACGCTCAAATCGAGATCCACGGAACTCCGGCACGTCGTCGACGTCTGCATCAACTACGCGGTCATCTACCCGGAGATCAAATTTGAGCTCATTCATGATAACACCCCCATCCTGACTACCCTTGGCACGGGAAGCATGCTCGATGCCATCGTTACCGCCTACGGCAGCGGCGTTGCGACCGCGCTGCTCGAGCTAAAGTCGCTCGCGAACCCAACTCATTCACTTCCACCGTTCACGCTCACCGGCTATATCTCGAAGCCCGTCCTCTCCTACAGCACGAAGGGACATCTCTTCACCTACGTGAATCAGCGCTTCGTGCGGAGCGAGCTCATAGAGCGCGCGATAAAGCGGGGTTATCTGTCACTGCTACCGAAGCACGCGTATCCCTTTGCGGTAGTTTCACTCATCATAGACCCGGGCGAGATGAATGTGAACATCCACCCCAAAAAGCACGAGATACAGTTCTACCATGCTGATGAGGTCTTTCAGCTCATCGCAAATGCGGTGACCGCCACGTTGCGTTCCGCGGATCTCATACCCGAGATGGCGCAACGCGAGATACGCAAAGCACCCCGAGCCGCCACGCTCTTTGGATTGCAAGAAGAGCGAAAACCGGCAACCATCAGTGTACAGACCTCGTTCCATGAGGTGTATCCTGAGACTGAGGGTGATGATCAGCGCGAAAGCACCGATCTAGACATTCTTCCTCTTCCGCTGTATCAGGTACTCGATAGTTACATTGTTGCGCAGAGCGAGACTGAGGACGTGCTTTTGATCGACCAACACGCGGCTGCAGAACGGATCACTTATGAGCGTTTGCTACTACGTTACGGCAGCCGAATAGAGCAGCAAGCGCTTTTGCGACCGCTCGTGCCAGACCTCAGTCCGCATCAACGCTACGTGCTCAGGGAGAATGAGGCGGTGCTCCGTGAGATGGGCTTCGATCTCGACCGTCTGGGCGATGACAGTTACGTAATCCGTGCGATTCCCATCGTTTTTCACGGCATGATCGGTGAAGCAGAGCTCCCGGAGGTCATGCTGCAGTTGGTGGATGAGTCCGGCAAACGTGAGGAGCGGATAAAGGTGCTCTTCAGTACCGCGGCGTGTAAAGCGAGTATCAAGGCGGGCGAGAAGCAGTCGTACGAGGCGATGCGCGAGCTCGTGGAGCGCTTGAAGAGGACGAAGATGCCGTTTACCTGCCCGCATGGGCGACCAACGATGATCCGGCTGAGCAAGAAGGAGATAGAGAAGCGGTTTAAACGCCGATAATGCGCTCCGGAGCACCACGTAACTTATTTCACGTTCCGGATCAGTTTAGGTTACGGAGACCGTGCCAGGGAAGAGCGTCATCGTGGACACCAATGCACTATTGATACCGGGGGAATTTGGCGTGGATATCTTTGCGGAGCTGGAGCGCCTGGGCTATACCGCTATTATCGTGCCCCGGTTGGTACTGAACGAGCTGGAGGCGCTCAGAGCAAGAGCGAGCTTGAAGGGTAAGGAGCGGAGAGCGGCCGCTGTCGGGTACGCGCTGTTACAGGATTACGTTCGTGACACGAACCGTAGACGCGAGCAGAGCGGATGCACCGTCGTGCTGGAGCCCGAGGTGGGAGCGGAAGGAGGAAGCGATACTGACACGGCTCTTATCCGCTTAGCGGCTCGTCGCGGGGCCGCAGTACTCACTAACGATGAGCTCTTGAGGCGGCGATTGACCGACGCGGGTATCGTCACGGTGTACCTGCGTGGAAGAACGATATTGGAGGAGCGTGAATAAGCATCATGAAACTATTTCGCACACTTATCTCCTATGATGAGGCGCTGCAGGTGGTGGTCGCGCATGCGCACCGGATGGGCGCGGAGATTATCAGGTTTGACGAAGCATTGAACAGAGTGCTAGCCGAAGACGTTCGTTCACCTGTTGATAGCCCGCCCTTTGATCGTGCCGCGATGGATGGATATGCGGTTCGGGGTGAGGACTCATTCGGAGCAACACCACGTACTCCAGTGACTTTGAAGCTGATACGATCCTCTTCAGAGGGCGAAAGCGGCCCTCAGGTGGCGTTAAGGACCGGCGAATGCGCGCCCATCGCGACCGGGATGCCGATACCAGAGGGCAGTAACGCGGTCGTTATGCTCGAGTATACCAAGGAACGGGGCGATATGGTGGATATTTACAAGCCGGTGACGCCCGGGAAGAACGTCTCCGCACGGGGCGAGGACGTGAAGAAGGGCGAAATCGTACTGAAAGCCGGGAAGAGATTCCGGCCTCACGATATCGGCTTGCTCGCCTCGCTGCGGCTCACGACGGTGCAGGTATGTCGGAAAGCGCGGATCGGTATACTATCGACAGGCGATGAGCTCGCTAATCCCGCGGAGCTAAACGATCTAAAGCTGAAGAAGATCGCAGATGCGAACAGTTACGTACTGACCGCGCTTACGCAATCCATTGCAAGCCCCTATCGCATCGGGATTGTACGCGACGATTACACCGCGATACTGAACAGTATACGGCAGTCGTTGGACGGTACCTGCGATGTGCTCCTGGTGACCGGGGGCAGCTCAGTCGGCTCCCGGGACTACGTCGCGGACGCGGTAGAAGAGCTGGGTGAGTTGCTCTTTCATGGCGTGGCTATTCGGCCGGGCGAACCGGTCGGGTTCGGCCTTATCAAGAGCAAGCCGATATATATCCTCCCGGGCTATCCAGTGGCGACGATCGCTGCGTTTGAGTTGCTCGTTCGGCCGTTCCTTTACGCCCTGCACGGTCTCGCGGATGAACGCCGAATCATTGGTGCAACTGCACGCAAGAAGATCCCGTCAACCGTGGGAAGAACTGATTTTGTACGGGTTCGGGTGCTTCGTGATGGCGACGATTATGCTGTGGAGCCCGTGCGCGTGAGCGGCTCGGGTATCCTCTCGAGCATGACGAAATCGAACGGTTTTGCGGTGATAGCGGCTAATAAGGAAGGCGTGGAGGAAGGTGATCGGGTAGCTGTAACCTGCTACAATGATCTGTAAGCAAAACCAGCTAGTTCCGCTCCTCCTTCAGGAACGAACAGAGAGATATAGCTCACCCCCCGCCAAAGGTGCTATCGATCGCGGCTGTGCAAACAAACATGAGTATACGACATTCATGACCGGACATTTTCAAGCTGAGACTTTTTCAATCTTGCTGCAGAGGGCATCCAAAAACGAGGCGAGTAGCAATCCTAAAGAACTGTGAACTCTTTGTTTCATACAACAAACATGGAACTGCTGATCGCGCTCATAATCCTTGCCGTGACCGGGATCGCGGTGGGCTTCGGTGAAGGGCTGCTCGGAATTGGCGGGAGCTTCATTATGGTTCCCGTCGTGTATTGGCTCCTCACGGCAATGGACGTGACTTCTGATACCGCGATCAAGCTTGCCTTCGGCTCCGCGCTGCTTGTGGTCTTCCCTACCGCGATCAGCGGCACCTGGATACATACCAGGAAGCGTGCGGTATGGTGGAAGGCCGCGCTCGTTATGGGGCTCTTCGGATCGCTCGGTGCGCTTACCGGCTCCACGATCACCGCCCAATTCCTCACTGCAGCGATCTTGAAACCGCTCTTCGGGATCGTACTCGCCATCGGTGGTATTCAGATGGTGATCGGGAAGCTGCACGGGGCTGAGGCGGGAGAAGAAGAAGCGGAGCTGAAGACGCGGCCGCTTGCTTGGGCGCTCACGGGCCTTAGCGTGGGCCTGCTCAGCGGCCTCATCGGGATCGGCGGTGGGACCATCATGGTGCCTGCGCTCGTTATGGGGCTCAAATTCAAGCTGCACCACGCGATAGGAACCTCGCTTGCCGTGATCATCTTCACGAGCTGTAGTGGTGCGCTTGGCTACCTCCTCAACGGGCTTGCAGTCCTCGAGCTCCCACCGTACTCCGTGGGCTACCTTAATCTTTTCATCTTCGCCTGTTTGGCGGTGACCAGCATCCCGGTCGCGCAGCTCGGAGCGCGTACGGCGCACATCGTACCCGCAAGGGAGTTACGGTATCTCTTTGCTGCGGTGATGTTCTACATCGCGTTCAGGATGATCTACTCCAGTACCCCCCTGCTCCTGCCGTTCTGATAATTTCAAGAGCTATTTCGTCTGGATGACAAACGAGCAGTATCGGTCACCTCGTGCGATGCAATCTCGCATCGTCACGGGAGTATCGAGCAAGGTCTCAATGAACTTCGCGTTGAACGTGCAAATGATATCACCGAACTCCATCGCGACCTTGTAGAGGAGACAGTTGTATTCCTTAAGTATTGTATGGCCATTTTCGCGCGCCAGCTCAGCACAGCACCCCAGCTCGTTCAACACATTCATGAGCTCATGCACGTTGCCGTCGTGCCCCACCCGCTCTTTGAACTTCGCTGCGTGCTGCGCCCCCAACCGACCCATCAGTGCTTGCACGTCCTCAGGGCCTTCACGCGCGAGTATATCAGCGATAATCCTGGTTAGGACCTGGTAATAGGCCTTGGGGAAGTATTCTTCACCTTCTGATGAGAGCGAATAGAAGAGCTTTGGCCGTCCAACCTTCTTGTGCACGGGCGTACGCGCCACGAGCCCATCGCGCTCGAGGATCGCGAGATGCTGCCGAACGGCGGTGGACGAGATGCCCAGTTGCGAACTTAATTCATCGACGCACGCCTCCTGCCGCCTCAGCACCTGCAAGATATCAGACCGGGGATCGCCCTGCTGCATGATCTGAAGTAGCGTGTCGAGTATTTAAATTTATCTATTCCTCCGGGCAAATATTTTTTATAGTTTAAAATATAAAAATATAATTAAATGGAGAAAACGGCCGTGACGCGCGAAGCGATTCACCTCCGTGACTTCCCGCCCTTTATCAGGTTCGAGCTTACCGCGAGCTTCCGGCGGAGAGTCTTTTCGCACTTCACTGACCGGGTCGGTCAGCTCGGTGTAGATCTCTCACCGGATGATTTCTGGCGCGTTACAGAGTCCGAATTCGAGACCTCACGGTACGAATTTGTTCTGGGCCCGCTGCGTGGGAGGATCGTTAAAAAGCTCGACCAAGGGCCTTTTACGACCAAAGCGATTCTGAAGAGCGCCGCCCATTTTTCGCCGTATTCCGTCTACCACGCTTTGGCCTGGCTCCGCGAGCACGGGCTCGTGGAGAAGCGCGCGGGTGAGTGGGTGATTGGAACGGACTATTTCGCCCGTGTGCACGTCGCCGATCTCGCGCGGGCGCTCGACCTACGGTACGAGGGACGGCGCCGGAAGAATGCGCTTTCCCTCAGGGATCTGGAGATGGCGATCTACCTCTGGCCCTGGTACGAGCGTGTCATGGAACGGAATGAGCACGGTACAGCGGTCTACGCCGCTTACGGGCGGAGCTACCCGGATCACTTCTCGCTCGCGCGAGCGGTCAAAGCATGGGAGAGAGGTGCGATCAATATACCGCAATGGGCACTTATCGCGATCACCGACCTCACCGGCCACGACGCCGAGGAGCAGGGAGCCATTGCGAGCTATTCAATCCCGCCGGGTGTTAAAATCGTTCCGTATTACAAGAACCGGTACAAGATCCCGCTCGAACTCTCCCCTGATTTCGACGTTATTGCGCTCCGTATGCTTCTGAAATGCTCCGAGGACGGCGTCATTCACCCGCGCAAGTACCGGAAGACGGTCTTCAAGAATCTCTACCACACCTTCGGGCTGTTTCACAGTACTCGAATACCCTGCAGTATCCGTGAGATCGTTGCACATCATTATCGCGTCCCTGCGGATGCGAGAGCCTCGTTCAGGCTTCCCGAGCGTATGAAAGCGCAGTGGGAATCGCTGCCGCAGCTTGAACGTGAGCTGGCGCAGATACTGGTGCTCGAGATGCTCTTCGAGCTTGACAAACCGCGTCGAACGTATGAGCTCATCTCACGATCAGCGGGCTTTCTAACGGATATCTCACTCATGGTGAAGGAACTGGGCCTGGGGGAACTGCGTATCCACAAGCGACGGGACCGACCCCATTATCGCACCTATCTGCCCAAATCGGTGAAGGATAACCTTGAGCGGTTAAAGGATGATACCGAACGGCATAAAATTGAGCGTGGTGTGGAGTTTCTCAGCGAAGACGCGCGTGTCGAGCTCTTCCATCGGGTTAAGGACAAATGGGGCGAGCGGGGCGTGAACATTATAGCCAATCTCTCGATGGATGCGGGTGTCCGTGATTTGGACCTTGCCCGATCCGCTGGCGTCGCTCCCAAAGAGGTACGAAAGCTCCTCTACGAGTTGAAAGACCGCGGCCTCATTATGGATGTCCGCGAGGAAACCCCGACGCTCGTTGAATATTACTACTATCTCTCTGCCGCGGGGATCACGAAATTCGTGGCCACGAATCGCGGTCCGGGGGAGGCAAGAAGAGAAGAGGAGTTCACCTATCCGTTTCCCGAGGAATTCGCGTATTACCAGCGACGCAGAATATTCTCAGAAGCAGCCAAGTAAGGGTGAGCCGCCGCTTCTGCAGGGCAACGGGGCGCCTGATCCGGTATCAGTATCGTAAACGCATTGAACGGAACAAAAACGGTTCCATGATGCATGCAGAGCGGCAAGGTATAAATATGCTAGCGTGTTGTTAGTATTGAACGGGGATTACGAGCATGAAGTGGTCGCTTCAAATCGGGCGTATTCGGGGAATTCCGATTCAATTGCACGTGACGTTCTTGATCATCCTCGCGTTTGTCATCTGGATCTTTGCCGCGAACGATTTCAGCATCGCAGGCATAACCATTGGCTTTGGCGCACTGGCGGTTTCAACTGCGTACAAATACCTGCTCGGCGCTGTTGCCGCGGTGCTCTTCTTCGCTACCCTGCTCTTCCATGAGCTCAGTCATTCATTCGTCGCTCAGCACTACGGGGCGCAGGTACGAGGGATCACGCTCTTCATCATCGGCGGCGTCTCGCAGATGGAGGAGATCCCGCGAGAGCCGCGCATGGAAGCGAATATCTCAGCTGCGGGTCCCGTGCTCAGTTTGTGCATTGGTTTCGTCTCCTACGCCCTTTATCGCTTCCTCGGGCCGGTGACGCGGCCTATGATCGGTGGCGAGACGGTCATCGCCCCGACCGTGACGAACGCCGTGCTCATCGTGCTGGGCATCCTCGCCTTTTATAACATCCTGCTGGGGTTCTTCAATCTCATACCAGCATTCCCCATGGATGGCGGTCGGCTGCTCCGCGCGGCATTCGCAACGCGTATGTCATATGTCGAGGCGACGCGACGAGCCGTTGCGGTCGGCAAGATGTTCGCCATTGTGATGGCGATCTTTGGGCTCTTCACGTTTCAGCTCTTCTTGCTCCTCATTGCCGTCTTTATCTATTTCGGTGGTGGCGAGGAGGAGAAAGCGGCTGTGGTGTCCGTTACGCTCGAGGGTGTCAAGGTGCGCGACCTGATGACCCGGGTACCGGATGTGGTCTCCGTGCCGCCCCAGTGGACGGTCGAGCAGCTGGTCGGATTGATGTTCGAGACACGGCACATGGGCTATCCCGTGCAGGAACGTGACACAGTACCGGTTATCGGTGTCGTTACCTTTTCGGACGTCCAGCAGGTGCCGCCCACCAACCGCAGTACCACGACGGTCGGTGAGGTAATGACGCGCGACATCATCTCGATCGATCCTGATGCCGAGGCGTATGATGCGCTCAAACTCATGTCCATGCGTAATTTGGGCAGGCTGCTCGTGATGCGGAACGGCCAGATGCAGGGCATCGTCTCACGAACGGATCTCGTGAGAGCCATTCAATTCCGCGGTATCCACCAAATAACCTGACGAGTTTCTAACGCTGGTAATCGGTAGGTAGCGCAGCGCGCAGTTTCCGCCGCCCAGACACAAACAAGAAGGAGCCTCGCTCGCTCTTCGGCCGTTCATGCTCGACGCTGTGGCGAGACCGTGTTATATACACAACCGCGTATGCCGTAAAGCCGCTAGACCTTCTCGAGCCGCTTATTGACCTCGTCCCAGTTCACCACGCTCCAGAACGCTTCGACGAATTGTGGACGCGCGTTTTTATAATCGATATAGTACGCGTGCTCCCAGACATCGAGATCCATGAGGATGGCATAAGCCGGATAGAGATTTACGTTGTGCTTCTCGATCTGCATGATGAGCAGTCGCTTCGTCGTCGGGCAGCGGGAGAGTGCAGCCCAGCCGGAACCTTCCACGGTCACTGCAGCCTGTGTGAACTCCTTCTTGAACCGCTCGAAACTACCAAAATCCTGCGCGATCGCATCGCCCAACATACCACCGGGCGTTCCGCCACCCTTGCCCGCGGGGGCAAGGTTCTGCCAGAAGAGCGAATGGAGTTGATGTCCCCCGATATTGAACGCAAGCCCCTTTAAGGTCGCTTTCAGGTCCAGCTCAGCGCCCTTATCCCGAGCCGCGTCGAGCTGCTCGAGGATACCGTTCGCACCTGTGACGTAGGCCTGATGATGCTTCTGGTGATGGATACTCAATTGCGCCTCTGAGATGTAAGGTTCCAAATCCTTATTGCCGTACGGCAGCTTTGGTAACGAGTAAAAATCCCTCATACTTCGTACCTCCTGAATACTGTAGTCTGCGGTTGCATAAAAGCGTTTCGACCGTCGGTCTTTGCAGTTATCTCAGCTGCAGTTCCTCTATATGTCCTGAGACAGACGTACTGAAGCGCGCAGCGCAGTGCAGCGCATGCAGCCAGAAAGAATTTAACTTAACGTTCGGGTGAGATAGATGAGGAAGTGAGAGCAGCGGAGTGAGTTAAGAAAGCAATGCCTAACGAGATAGAGCTCGATCAGATCGTGCAGATACTCAAGGAGCGGTATCTCAACACGGTATCCGCACTGGAGGACGTATCACGCTCCCGTGACCCGTACCGGGTCTTGATCTCCTGCGTATTGAGCCTGCGCACGAAGGACGAGGTGACTGCCGCGGCATCGAAGCGGCTGTTCGCACGTGCGTCAACGCCTGAGGCGATGGTGCAGCTCACGAAGGCTGAGATCGAAGCGTTGATCTACCCGGTCGGGTTTTACCATCGCAAGGCTGAGCAGATCCGGGAGATCTCACGGACGCTGATCGCTGAGCACGACTCGAACGTGCCCGATACACTTGACGAGCTCTTGCAGTTGAAGGGCGTCGGGCGCAAAACCGCGAATATCGTGATCACCATGGGCTTTCACAAGCAGGGTATCGCGGTCGATACGCACGTGCACCGCATCTCTAACCGGTTGGGGTTGGTGAAGACGAAGACGCCAGAGCAGACGGAGTTCGCGCTGCGTGATATCCTGCCGGAAAAGCACTGGATCGTCTTCAATAACCTGCTCGTCATGCACGGGCAGAGGGTCTGCACACCGATCAGTCCAAAGTGCAGTATCTGCCCGATAAGCAACTATTGTGATCGGGTAGGGGTGGAGCGGTTTCGATAGAGCGTCGCTTTTGCACCGGGTGAACCCGAAACGCAGTTTCTTTCACGTCATCT
The window above is part of the Methanomicrobia archaeon genome. Proteins encoded here:
- a CDS encoding sulfite exporter TauE/SafE family protein — its product is MELLIALIILAVTGIAVGFGEGLLGIGGSFIMVPVVYWLLTAMDVTSDTAIKLAFGSALLVVFPTAISGTWIHTRKRAVWWKAALVMGLFGSLGALTGSTITAQFLTAAILKPLFGIVLAIGGIQMVIGKLHGAEAGEEEAELKTRPLAWALTGLSVGLLSGLIGIGGGTIMVPALVMGLKFKLHHAIGTSLAVIIFTSCSGALGYLLNGLAVLELPPYSVGYLNLFIFACLAVTSIPVAQLGARTAHIVPARELRYLFAAVMFYIAFRMIYSSTPLLLPF
- a CDS encoding CBS domain-containing protein, coding for MKWSLQIGRIRGIPIQLHVTFLIILAFVIWIFAANDFSIAGITIGFGALAVSTAYKYLLGAVAAVLFFATLLFHELSHSFVAQHYGAQVRGITLFIIGGVSQMEEIPREPRMEANISAAGPVLSLCIGFVSYALYRFLGPVTRPMIGGETVIAPTVTNAVLIVLGILAFYNILLGFFNLIPAFPMDGGRLLRAAFATRMSYVEATRRAVAVGKMFAIVMAIFGLFTFQLFLLLIAVFIYFGGGEEEKAAVVSVTLEGVKVRDLMTRVPDVVSVPPQWTVEQLVGLMFETRHMGYPVQERDTVPVIGVVTFSDVQQVPPTNRSTTTVGEVMTRDIISIDPDAEAYDALKLMSMRNLGRLLVMRNGQMQGIVSRTDLVRAIQFRGIHQIT
- a CDS encoding superoxide dismutase, which codes for MRDFYSLPKLPYGNKDLEPYISEAQLSIHHQKHHQAYVTGANGILEQLDAARDKGAELDLKATLKGLAFNIGGHQLHSLFWQNLAPAGKGGGTPGGMLGDAIAQDFGSFERFKKEFTQAAVTVEGSGWAALSRCPTTKRLLIMQIEKHNVNLYPAYAILMDLDVWEHAYYIDYKNARPQFVEAFWSVVNWDEVNKRLEKV
- a CDS encoding ArsR family transcriptional regulator, whose product is MQQGDPRSDILQVLRRQEACVDELSSQLGISSTAVRQHLAILERDGLVARTPVHKKVGRPKLFYSLSSEGEEYFPKAYYQVLTRIIADILAREGPEDVQALMGRLGAQHAAKFKERVGHDGNVHELMNVLNELGCCAELARENGHTILKEYNCLLYKVAMEFGDIICTFNAKFIETLLDTPVTMRDCIARGDRYCSFVIQTK
- a CDS encoding CBS domain-containing protein codes for the protein MRSMPTEEDQRELKVRDVMSHPVITVDEDALVTEIVRKMAELEIGSIVVTADGKPVGIVTERDVALNVLLDKRAGEVRAKEIMTSPLISVAPDTTLDAASEIAAEKRIKRLPVIENGVLIGLVSLRNILTHKPEYVKRFYPQVRLLASGWTLDRLERELSDCEMCLRGQSDRSLKKALKAVYDELQELVSTYFDDTELLELFALIEELYNDIAEEGDGEEGISAEEQRKRLDEILRKFRHVTYLRKQQSLTSFAGVSPRFGDYRHQIANQPRLPYKRTR
- a CDS encoding endonuclease III gives rise to the protein MPNEIELDQIVQILKERYLNTVSALEDVSRSRDPYRVLISCVLSLRTKDEVTAAASKRLFARASTPEAMVQLTKAEIEALIYPVGFYHRKAEQIREISRTLIAEHDSNVPDTLDELLQLKGVGRKTANIVITMGFHKQGIAVDTHVHRISNRLGLVKTKTPEQTEFALRDILPEKHWIVFNNLLVMHGQRVCTPISPKCSICPISNYCDRVGVERFR
- a CDS encoding DNA-binding protein; this encodes MPGKSVIVDTNALLIPGEFGVDIFAELERLGYTAIIVPRLVLNELEALRARASLKGKERRAAAVGYALLQDYVRDTNRRREQSGCTVVLEPEVGAEGGSDTDTALIRLAARRGAAVLTNDELLRRRLTDAGIVTVYLRGRTILEERE
- a CDS encoding molybdopterin molybdenumtransferase MoeA — its product is MKLFRTLISYDEALQVVVAHAHRMGAEIIRFDEALNRVLAEDVRSPVDSPPFDRAAMDGYAVRGEDSFGATPRTPVTLKLIRSSSEGESGPQVALRTGECAPIATGMPIPEGSNAVVMLEYTKERGDMVDIYKPVTPGKNVSARGEDVKKGEIVLKAGKRFRPHDIGLLASLRLTTVQVCRKARIGILSTGDELANPAELNDLKLKKIADANSYVLTALTQSIASPYRIGIVRDDYTAILNSIRQSLDGTCDVLLVTGGSSVGSRDYVADAVEELGELLFHGVAIRPGEPVGFGLIKSKPIYILPGYPVATIAAFELLVRPFLYALHGLADERRIIGATARKKIPSTVGRTDFVRVRVLRDGDDYAVEPVRVSGSGILSSMTKSNGFAVIAANKEGVEEGDRVAVTCYNDL
- a CDS encoding DUF2111 domain-containing protein; protein product: MIHEDSTAEELAPIATAVNELLVIPVTMRSKNKRGVCVEKGKVLEFEYSGPVLERVLAENRTIRTTPLTGRYAHVPVVVAPIRNPAGEAVAVLGVVDVVGTVDLGALFADSPRVLEQIRSHSSYPLKREEG
- the mutL gene encoding DNA mismatch repair endonuclease MutL, with translation MRSIFTLEEQTIGKIAAGEVVDRPASVVKELIENSIDAGSSHIRVELGNGGRALIRVTDDGGGISEEDVEVAFEKHATSKIKQIEDLLSLHTLGFRGEALPSIAAVSRVSVSTRHASEAFGTQLTIAGGAVKERRRITRGVGTSIEVKSLFYNLPARIGTLKSRSTELRHVVDVCINYAVIYPEIKFELIHDNTPILTTLGTGSMLDAIVTAYGSGVATALLELKSLANPTHSLPPFTLTGYISKPVLSYSTKGHLFTYVNQRFVRSELIERAIKRGYLSLLPKHAYPFAVVSLIIDPGEMNVNIHPKKHEIQFYHADEVFQLIANAVTATLRSADLIPEMAQREIRKAPRAATLFGLQEERKPATISVQTSFHEVYPETEGDDQRESTDLDILPLPLYQVLDSYIVAQSETEDVLLIDQHAAAERITYERLLLRYGSRIEQQALLRPLVPDLSPHQRYVLRENEAVLREMGFDLDRLGDDSYVIRAIPIVFHGMIGEAELPEVMLQLVDESGKREERIKVLFSTAACKASIKAGEKQSYEAMRELVERLKRTKMPFTCPHGRPTMIRLSKKEIEKRFKRR